Within Aliivibrio fischeri, the genomic segment ATTTATCCTCTTGCAGCCAGTTGTTGTACCAATTCGAAGGCTTTACCTGAATTCATGGCATCGATGGCTTTTTGTGCATTAGCTTTTAGATCTTCATGGCCAAACAAGCGCATTAATAGGGCAACGTTAACAGCGATAGCACCTAATTGAGCATCTGTCCCTTTACCCGTTAAAATATCCGTAATAATGGCTTTATTCTCTTCTGGCTCTCCGCCTTTAATCGAATCAAGTGGGTGAGTATTCAGTCCAAAATCTTCTGGCGTTAATGTGTATTCTTTAATTTCACCATCAATAATTTCTGCCACCGTTGTTGGGCCATGAATGGCAACTTCATCTAAACCAGATCCAAAAACAACCGCAGCTCGTTTCATTCCCATGTTTACCATGGTTTCCGCAATAGGACGAACCAGTGATTCATCGTAAACGCCCATAAGCTCAATATTGGGACGTGCAGGGTTAATTAGAGGCCCAAGGATATTAAAGATGGTACGTGTTTTCATGGTTTGACGAATTGGCATCGCATGGCGAACACCACCGTGGTATTGCGGTGCAAACAAAAAGGCAACACCCAAATCATCAACCGCTTTTCTCGTGTCTTCTGCAGACATAGCTAAATCAATGCCAAAGGAATCAAGCAGGTCAGAAGAGCCTGATTTACTTGAAACGCCACGGTTACCATGTTTTGCAATTTTTAATCCACATGCTGCGGCAACAAATGCGGCCGTGGTGGAAATATTGATGGTATTTGAGCCGTCACCACCGGTGCCAACAATGTCCGCAAAATCATAGTCAGGTTGAGGGAATGGATTTGCGTTCTCTAATAATGCTTTAGCAGCCCCTGCAATCTCATCCGGTGTTTCACCTTTCAATTTTAAACAGGTGAGTGCTGATGTCAGTAGTATAGGATCTAATTCGCCTTTAATAATGGCATCAAAAAGAACTTGGCTTTCTGATTCTGAAAGAGAAACTTGATCGTATAGCTTGTTAAAAATGGTTTCTATTTGAGTCATGAGAATATCCTTATTCTTTATTGTCTTTTGCTGTTAGAGCTAATGCCCAATTCAAGGTATTAATGAGTAGTTGTGCCCCTTGAGTCGTCAAAATGGATTCTGGGTGAAATTGGAAGCCACACACCTTGTCTTCTTCTTGAATTACGGCCATTACAAGGTCATCTACTGTGGCTGTAATGGTTAGTTCATTCGTTACTTTTGTTGCCACTAATGAGTGGTAACGAGCAATAGATAGTGGATTTGGTAAGTCATTAAAAATAGGGTGTTGGTTATGGTTCATCATTGCTGATTTACCATGAACAATTTCACCTGCTCCGGCAACCGTACCGCTATAGGCCTCAACAATCGCTTGGTGCCCAAGACAAATACCTATCATTGGGATTTTGCCTTTTAGGCGCTGAATAACTTCCGGCATACAACCCGCTTCTGATGGTACTCCAGGGCCAGGAGATAAAACGACAACTGGATTGTCTAGCTTATTTACGGCTTCTTCAAAAGCGGCTGCGTTTAAGCTATTACGGTAAATCGTCACTGGGTAACCAAGAGAGCGAAATTGATCAACTAAGTTGTAGGTAAAGGAATCAAAGTTATCGAGTAATACAATGTGAGCCATTATTTTGTCTCCTTAACTTGTTGCGCGGTTGCCGATAAGTGTGCTTTTTGAATGGCTGAGATAACCGCTTGCGCTTTGCCTCGTGTTTCATCAGCTTCTGCCTGAGGATCTGAGTCATATACTACGCCGGCACCAGCTTGAACTTGAGCAACACCATCTTCGACATAAGCTGAACGGATCACAATACAGGTATCCATGCTGCCATCTCCCGTTAAATAACCCACAGCACCACCATAAGCACCACGGCGAGTTTTTTCTACATCACGGATAAGTTGCATTGCTCGAATTTTAGGAGCACCAGTGAGGGTTCCCATGTTCATGCATGCTTGATAAGCGTGAAGAGCATCGAGTTCGGTTCTGAGTTGCCCAACCACTCGTGACACTAAATGCATAACATGACTATAGCGATCCACTTTAAGCAAATCAGCAACGTGACGAGTGCCAGCTTGCGAAATTCGAGCTACATCGTTTCGTGCTAAATCAACCAGCATCATGTGTTCTGCATTTTCTTTTGTGTCACAGCGTAATTCCAATTCGATACGACTATCTAAATCGTGGTTGATGGAACCATCTGCATTTTTACCACGTTTACGAGTACCTGCTATTGGATAAATTTCAACTTGATTGCTGACTTTGCAATATTTAAGAGCTGATTCAGGAGAGGCTCCAAACAGTGTGAAATCACGATCTTGCAGATAGAACATATAAGGACTTGGGTTACCGATCTTCAGTTCGCGGTAAGCGGAAAGTGGAGCAGGGCAAGGCAGAGTAAAACGACGAGAAGGAACAACTTGGAACACATCTCCTTTGATGACAAATTCTTTTAAATTTAAAACTGTTTGGCAAAAATCATCATCAGATACACTTGGAACTGCATCACATTCAGTTAAGACTGGCGCTAATGGAACATCATGAGATTCAGAGCAGAATGTTTTTATGGAAGACAAACGTTTTGATACTTGTTGCTTTATTTCTTCATTTTGGGAAAAAAGCGTACCTTGTAACGTGGACTTTTGAGTTTGATGGTCAATAACCAGCAGTGTCTCTGCAATATAAAAAAGGTAATCCGGGCACTTATTTGTTGAATCGGCATTGCCTAGATTTTCAAAATTGGCTACTAAGTCATAAGCAAATAAACCGCCAAGGAATAATGCATTTGAAGGTAAGCCTGATAAGTCGAATTGATGTTGAATAAAGCGTAATGCATCAAATGATGACAGTTCTCGAAGACGGCTGTCTTCATCTAGATCTTGATTAGCATCAGGGAAATGAAGTGTTAACAGATTATTTGAAACTGATTGAATCAATGTCGATGGTAAGCATTGAGCAAGTTGAGCTAATAATAGTTCACCATTTGTTGTCATTGCTTCTAAAGTTACGTCTTTGCCAAAGCAATGAATTCTAACAGCAGCGTCAATTAGCATTAGACTTTTTAGGTCTTCTTTTGAATCTACTTCTGCAGATTCAAGTAATAAACTCATTGCGCCGTCAGCACACAATGTGGAATACAGCTCCGTTGGATCTGAAACGTATGGGACATCAAGGCAAAGTAGTTCAATTTTACTATCTTGTGAATGTGATGAACGCATTATAGCCTCCCTGCTAATTCGTTGATCTTGTGTTAAATTATATTGTATTGGCATAGTCGCATATTTCACAGTTGTTGCCACTCTTTTGTTAAAACTTATGAGGGCTAAAAGGCGGTTTGTATATTATTTCATCGTTATTTCTCAATTGTGCTTTTGTACTATCTATCACATCATCAATGTGTATTTCGGACATAAAAAAACCCGCTTAGTTGCGGGTAGTGGATTTATGTCAAAAATAAATTAGCACAAAACACTACCCAAAGTAGTGCCACCATCGCGAGCTTACCACTGATGTTTTTAAGATTGCTTGTTGTCTGTTAAGCTGTGACATAAAGTACCTATTGTTGACCAATTTCAATTTGGTGAGAAAGTGTTTAACTGTGTACTAGTAAACTAGTGCGCAAGAAGAAAGTCAAGAATAATTATGAAAATAGACCTACATAGTCACACAACTGCGTCAGATGGACGCTTATCACCCACAGAATTAGTTGAAAGAGCGGTTAGTTTTGATGTGAAGGTGCTTGCTATTACTGATCATGACTCTGTTGCGGGTCTTGATGAAGCTCATGCGGCAATTAAAGATCAAAATTTACCTTTGCAATTGATAAATGGAATTGAAATATCGACGTTATGGAGCAATAAAGACATTCATGTTGTTGGTTTAAACTTAGATATTCACCATCCTGATCTCATTGAGCTAATTAAAAATCAAGAAGCTCGAAGAGATGCTCGTGCAATTAAAATGGCAGAACGCTTAGAGAAAGCGGGGTACGAAGGGGCATTAGAAGGTGCAAAAGCATTAGCTGGAGATGGCACATTAACTCGTGCTCATTTTGGTAAGTGGTTAGTTGATGAAGGTCACGCTAAAACAATGCAGGCGGTATTTAAAAAATTCTTAACTCGCAATAACATAGGTTATGTGCCGCCAGATTGGTGTACGATTGAAGAAGCCGTTAATGTGATTCATAAGGCCGGTGGAGTTGCAGTACTTGCTCACCCTGGCCGCTATAAGTTAACAGCAAAATGGATAAAACGTTTATTAGCTGCGTTTGTTGAGGCAAAAGGTGATGCGATGGAAGTTGCACTACCGCAGCAAGGGGTGCAAGAGCGTCGAGTTCTTGCTGATTATGCAATTCAATTTGAATTAGAAGCTTCCCAAGGCTCTGATTTTCATTACTCATCGCCTTGGACGGAGTTAGGGCGAAATTTATGGTTGCCAGAAGGAGTCGTTCCCGTTTGGCAAAAATGGAATATACCAAGCTGAAATAGAAAATGGATTTAGTATAAAACTAAAATAAAAACCAAATATCACTATGACCTGCTAAGCAGGAGGGATTATGAGCCAATTTTTTTACGTACATCCAGAAAACCCACAAGCACGTTTAATCAATCAAGCCGTGGCGATTATTCGTGATGGCGGTGTGGTAATTTATCCAACAGATTCAGGTTATGCGTTGGGTTGTCAACTTGAGAATAAACAAGCATTAGAGCGAATTTGTCAGATCCGCCGCTTAGATGACAAACATAATTTTACGTTACTGTGTCGTGATTTATCTGAGCTATCTATTTATGCTCGTGTTGATAACAGTATTTTCCGATTACTTAAAAATAACACGCCAGGCGCATACACTTTTATTTTTAAAGGAACAAAGGAAGTGCCTCGTCGTTTAATGAACCCAAAACGTAAGACCATTGGTATGCGTGTACCAGATAATAAAATTGCTCTAGATCTGTTAGAGGCGTTAGGTGAGCCACTGATGTCTACAACATTGATTTTACCGGGTAATGAAATGGCAGAATCCGATCCTGAAGCAATTCGAGATCAATTAGAACATGCCGTTGATTTAATTATGAATGGTGGTTATTTAGGTGAACAACCAACCACAGTAATCGACTTTAGTGATGATGATATTAAAATTGCTCGAGTTGGTGCTGGTGATCCAACACCGTTTGAATAATTAATAAACTATCGAAGTAGCCAGACAGTTGTTCTGGCTATTTTTTTATCGGTGTTATAACCATTTATCTACGACCTGCAGTAATTGTGTTTTAGATACTGGTTTAGTTAAATACCCATCCATTACTTGCGTGATTGCACTGATTTCTTCGTGGCTAGATTCACCCGTTAGCGCAATAATAGGTATATGAGGGTAGAGAATCTTGATTTTTTTAGCCGCATCTATTCCATTCATTATCGGCATGCGAGAGTCCATAAAAATAAGATCGATCTTATTATTGGTTGCTATCTCTACGGCTTCTTCACCATTTTCTGCTTGTAGAAGCGTTAAGTTATCTTTATTTATAAAAGTATGAATTAACATACGCTGTACTTTTTTATCATCTACAATTAATACTGTTTTAAGTGAATTGTCTTTATCTTTAATTAGTGGTGGGGGACTTTGTTTGATATTTAATGCATTAATATTGCCTTCTATACGAGGAAAGCTAAGGACAAATTCGGTGAATTCACCTTTGGTTGAATAACAAACTATGTTTCCCTCAAAGGCATGCATAACACGTAAGCAATAAGATAGTCCTAACCCACTGCCGCCTTTCTTATTATGAGTAAAGAAATCATCAAAGATATTAGGAAGAATGTGAGAATCAATTCCTGGGCCGGTATCTCTAAATATTAATTTATTGGTCGCAAATCCTCGAACTAATCGAATAGATATAGAACTTTTATATTCATCAAAGTAATGTGTTGCATTTCTTAATAAATTAAACAGTATGAATCCATATAGAGTATCATTGATATTTACGATGAAATCGTCTTCAAGATTCAGGGTTATTTTTTGTTTCATTTCTTCAGAGTCGAATACATATTCATCAATAATTTTTTGAGTTAACAGTGAAATTGAATAATGTTGGAATAGAGCATTACTTATTGTTGTATTCTTTGCTTCACTAAGAATGATATCAATTAATTGCGCTCCTTTTTGAATCGCTAAACATCCTTGGTTTAATTCATTTTTTATCAGATCTTCTTGCTTTTCATGTTCAGTATTTTTTTGATAGTGATGTTTGATTTTTTCAAAATGATATTGAAGTTGTGATAATGGATTTCGCATCTCATGAGCAATAGAGTTAGCAAGAGCTTGTGATTGACGGACTTTTTGCTCACTTTCAATATAACCTTGAACCTTGGTTAACACCCATTGAATTGCTGAGATCTCTTCATTTGAAAAGGTTGCATTATCGTGTTTATTTGCTGAGATTAAGAAATGCGATATCAGCTTATTTTCACCAAAAATAGGTAAGATTAATGCGGTTTTGCTTTGATCCATT encodes:
- a CDS encoding anthranilate synthase component 1, yielding MRSSHSQDSKIELLCLDVPYVSDPTELYSTLCADGAMSLLLESAEVDSKEDLKSLMLIDAAVRIHCFGKDVTLEAMTTNGELLLAQLAQCLPSTLIQSVSNNLLTLHFPDANQDLDEDSRLRELSSFDALRFIQHQFDLSGLPSNALFLGGLFAYDLVANFENLGNADSTNKCPDYLFYIAETLLVIDHQTQKSTLQGTLFSQNEEIKQQVSKRLSSIKTFCSESHDVPLAPVLTECDAVPSVSDDDFCQTVLNLKEFVIKGDVFQVVPSRRFTLPCPAPLSAYRELKIGNPSPYMFYLQDRDFTLFGASPESALKYCKVSNQVEIYPIAGTRKRGKNADGSINHDLDSRIELELRCDTKENAEHMMLVDLARNDVARISQAGTRHVADLLKVDRYSHVMHLVSRVVGQLRTELDALHAYQACMNMGTLTGAPKIRAMQLIRDVEKTRRGAYGGAVGYLTGDGSMDTCIVIRSAYVEDGVAQVQAGAGVVYDSDPQAEADETRGKAQAVISAIQKAHLSATAQQVKETK
- a CDS encoding L-threonylcarbamoyladenylate synthase translates to MSQFFYVHPENPQARLINQAVAIIRDGGVVIYPTDSGYALGCQLENKQALERICQIRRLDDKHNFTLLCRDLSELSIYARVDNSIFRLLKNNTPGAYTFIFKGTKEVPRRLMNPKRKTIGMRVPDNKIALDLLEALGEPLMSTTLILPGNEMAESDPEAIRDQLEHAVDLIMNGGYLGEQPTTVIDFSDDDIKIARVGAGDPTPFE
- a CDS encoding PHP domain-containing protein, whose product is MKIDLHSHTTASDGRLSPTELVERAVSFDVKVLAITDHDSVAGLDEAHAAIKDQNLPLQLINGIEISTLWSNKDIHVVGLNLDIHHPDLIELIKNQEARRDARAIKMAERLEKAGYEGALEGAKALAGDGTLTRAHFGKWLVDEGHAKTMQAVFKKFLTRNNIGYVPPDWCTIEEAVNVIHKAGGVAVLAHPGRYKLTAKWIKRLLAAFVEAKGDAMEVALPQQGVQERRVLADYAIQFELEASQGSDFHYSSPWTELGRNLWLPEGVVPVWQKWNIPS
- the trpD gene encoding anthranilate phosphoribosyltransferase gives rise to the protein MTQIETIFNKLYDQVSLSESESQVLFDAIIKGELDPILLTSALTCLKLKGETPDEIAGAAKALLENANPFPQPDYDFADIVGTGGDGSNTINISTTAAFVAAACGLKIAKHGNRGVSSKSGSSDLLDSFGIDLAMSAEDTRKAVDDLGVAFLFAPQYHGGVRHAMPIRQTMKTRTIFNILGPLINPARPNIELMGVYDESLVRPIAETMVNMGMKRAAVVFGSGLDEVAIHGPTTVAEIIDGEIKEYTLTPEDFGLNTHPLDSIKGGEPEENKAIITDILTGKGTDAQLGAIAVNVALLMRLFGHEDLKANAQKAIDAMNSGKAFELVQQLAARG
- a CDS encoding aminodeoxychorismate/anthranilate synthase component II: MAHIVLLDNFDSFTYNLVDQFRSLGYPVTIYRNSLNAAAFEEAVNKLDNPVVVLSPGPGVPSEAGCMPEVIQRLKGKIPMIGICLGHQAIVEAYSGTVAGAGEIVHGKSAMMNHNQHPIFNDLPNPLSIARYHSLVATKVTNELTITATVDDLVMAVIQEEDKVCGFQFHPESILTTQGAQLLINTLNWALALTAKDNKE
- the ainR gene encoding autoinducer hybrid sensor kinase/response regulator AinR, with translation MLTTLPKVYLLLTTSAIILLWVGYFVRSLYRERTKVNPYIYSSYIFYAFFIILWILSNAYFQSPLLTYFDESVAIFMALFANMTSYLAFAFAFLFSCRLASKHSDKRLSKWQFGLTSITTLVALIVNVIPNLTVIGVTIQAPSVFTIEFGPFAPLFFLNAFLFVILTSINFFKLRKSNIKLNKEKSVYLMIGIFIYMISTIASQIIIPVIWADFSYTWLPPTLSVTEALLIGYTLLYHRLYSFKYLLFWSLSYSINLILYITPIVIIYSSSSNPNLFYVYALSIIITGLFWDKTLKKSKKIASIIIYKDQQTPVEKIYKIAEEFKYSSSNAIIKLASILNTPKEELLLIGKNTNYNIFIPHLNESHSALVKDELDYQIHYALETGNSALHQVQEKMDQSKTALILPIFGENKLISHFLISANKHDNATFSNEEISAIQWVLTKVQGYIESEQKVRQSQALANSIAHEMRNPLSQLQYHFEKIKHHYQKNTEHEKQEDLIKNELNQGCLAIQKGAQLIDIILSEAKNTTISNALFQHYSISLLTQKIIDEYVFDSEEMKQKITLNLEDDFIVNINDTLYGFILFNLLRNATHYFDEYKSSISIRLVRGFATNKLIFRDTGPGIDSHILPNIFDDFFTHNKKGGSGLGLSYCLRVMHAFEGNIVCYSTKGEFTEFVLSFPRIEGNINALNIKQSPPPLIKDKDNSLKTVLIVDDKKVQRMLIHTFINKDNLTLLQAENGEEAVEIATNNKIDLIFMDSRMPIMNGIDAAKKIKILYPHIPIIALTGESSHEEISAITQVMDGYLTKPVSKTQLLQVVDKWL